Genomic DNA from Plectropomus leopardus isolate mb unplaced genomic scaffold, YSFRI_Pleo_2.0 unplaced_scaffold21220, whole genome shotgun sequence:
GTATTCTATTTATGTATTCTATTTAcaaatctgacattttaaaaacaagaccTATATGTcctgtttttctaaattattattattattattattgttattatttgttgacaaaaaatatgtaatatgcTGTAAAATTAGAAAGGCCCTGCATCTTTATGAATATCTGTGTAACTTCATTCCTAAAATGACtacttgtattttaatttatttttcttggtcctctttattatttatttctgtcttttagtTTGCTTCTTAATACTGAAATCTGTATTCATAATGTCATATGGGGTGCTTTTTGACTTTACAACACATTTCAACTTATTATTTTAAACGTACAGCTTATTTGTGACTAAAGtaaagtatttatttactgtCGTATTCTTTTACGTTTAATTTTACTtgaataaaaagtgttttattattagtaaaatataaaaaaatacaattgttAATAGACACTGTTGCTGGCTGAAATTCAGGTGAAGAagcagcaggtggaggtggaggctGCCGCGTGCAAcgaagacagaagaagaagaagaagaagaagcagcagcgCGTGAGCGGCCGGTAGCTGTTACCTGTTACCGTCACCTGCCTGTCAGATATAGTTCAACGTAGTTTGGTCCCACAGTGACACAATGACGAGGAGCAGTTTTAGGATACATGTTTTGAACGATGCCATCAAGCTGTGAGTTTGCGGgtggaaaaatgatttttattccGAGAGCGAAAATACTCTCAGTTCTggattttgacgttttttttgctgtttttccaccagAAACAAATGACACGCCACACCTGATTTTAAGGTAAGACTGCTGACTGTGTTACTGCGCGTTTATGGCTCTTTTTTTTGAATTATTGAAACGTTTAACCCTTGTGTTGTCTTGGGAAAGTTGACAGTTGCAGTTCAAACAGCTGCATTAAAACAGACGCGCCGCACGGAGGCGCTGCAGCAGCGACAGCCACAAACATCAGGACTCACGCGCATCCTGTTAAGTtataaagtcaaacaaaaaataacttcataggaatttattatttatgtctttggtgtttttggctttaaactcattttattttgattgctGTAAGCACAAGAAGAAATTAGTTCAGTGTAAGGCTGCAGctaagatgtttttaaattatctaTTTTATCTGCcgattattttcataattatttgcTTAATtgtttgtcaataaaatgtaaaaagaaaagtgaaaatttcTTTTATAATTTCCCACAGCCCAAATGTGACGTCTTCAGATGTTtagttttgtccaaccaacagtccaccCCCcgaaaatattacatttactgTCATTTATGACAAAGAGAACCATCAAATCATCACATTTGAGAATTTCCAACcagctaacttttttttttttttttttttttttttaaaaaaaaaaaagtttgggtaACTAAAATAGTTTTTGACTCATTTTCTGCTGACTGACTAATCACTGCAGCtctagttatatttatttatttttctgcagcaaTGGAGTATTTGGTTCTGACTAAAAATGCTGGTTCTGGCTGCTGCAGTATATATTTctttacacaaaaacagagaattaAAGTATTTAAGGAACTTTGGTGTATCATCTAAATAAGgtaaaataaagtgcaataaGATACatatcaaacaataaaatgacaatttagACATCAggacaaattacaagaaatataATGAATCTAAATAAGATGAAAAAAGTATAACAGTCCTAAAATGTCAGcagataaaaatcaaaaacaggaTTTAAGACAAAACAGTCAAACAGTGTTTGACTGAACATTAAATACTGTTTCAAAATGTGCCTTTATAATATCACAAATTTAATGACGTTTCAGTCCTTCTCATTGAGTGCTATTTTAttgataattgtttttgtattaattaaATATCTTCTTGATATTATCTACACTTACCTTTCGTTAGGTTTTGAATGAGCAAGCTTCAGCAAATGAAACTTGGTTTCAGGAATTATACCGTACCGATTAGCacaatctgattttttttttagatgaaagtaACTGTTGGGAGTTTgtgttttagatgtttttgtgaaatttaaaacaaaaaaataaataaaataacgtaatttattcattttttattcattcactgttattattaattaaatttatttagtcattttttctttattctcttACTCTCTACTCTGAAAATACACTCAAAGATCATGACATTTATCCTGCTTTACACGCATACAGTTCCAGTTTAAAATCATACCTGAAACATAAGCTGAAATATACGCTTGATAACGTGAGGAGGGGAGTGGAGGTCtgggtgtgatgtttttggaGGAGGAGCTCCATCATTTAGAGAAGTGAGAAGTTCTCGGTTTGGCAGTAAAGGCGGAAAAGAGGCAGCGTTAAACCATCACAGCTTCAAGCATGAACGCCCGTCACGCTCTGATctgcttcttcctcctctgtgagtacactcactttctgtttctgtcatcTATATTTTCTCTATTCTCATacattctcatttttctttttttttcttgagtctttattctcttttttctatttgtggTCCGATAAACAGCAGACAGGAAAGCGTTTCTCATGAGTGGACTCTGTTTCATCACCTCTTGCCTCAGTTGAAGAGTTCGTTGTTGGTTTCTGTGGTTAAACATGGTGgtcagagtttttaaaaatgtcttaacggtgaaaaaaaaacttagaacTTGGActtaagtaaaagcagaaataccAAATTGTTAAAGTATAGAAGTACAAAGGTGTTACAagaatatacttaaagtactcATTCTGCAGATTGGTCCATTTCAGAGTCACGTATTTAATGTTTGATGCATCTTTTAACGTTGCAGCTGGTAAGAAATTGAGTTCATCTTAAATGCTTCGTACACTGCGGGCAGCTTGTGGATTTCCTCTTGTGAACAGCATGAAGGCTGCAGTAAACCTGCAGATactcttttaattttctgcatatTTGTGGCTGTTTTACTTCAGTCGATGCATTAGATGCCATTTGTGATTTTCTGTGACTCAACAAACTTGAAACCCATCACAGTACTtctgtttaaatacatttatcacAAAGAGGAACCCATTGTTTGGCTAATAGACCTAAATTCAGCAAAAAGAAGAGAAGTACAGAAACCCATAGAAAAAGTCTAACAGCGTCCTGaaagctgcagtttttgactTCCTTAAATTTCTCAGTTTActctgctgaagaaaaaaaacatctcagctCCAGAAGAAAAGCAGCATTGCAGCAATAAACCTTTGGTAGCTGCCTCACTGATGCactcttaaaaatatatttcataaacTACTGATTTGTTTGATTATTGTTTGTAGACTTCAGTTTCTTGGTAAACAGAATATTTAAGACAATTAGGAAACCCTTTTTTACCTacaaaaagcagttaaaaaatgaaaatatcacaATTCTACATTATTTAGGAGGTTACGTTTCAGTGAgttgcaaacaaaaataaaaagaggaaaaaagaaaaacaaagtgcatCTGTTCAAACTCTCCCTCCAACTACTCCAGGTGGAGCTGTTATCTGAGTACGGATGCACATGAGTAAAAAGATCAATTGGCATCAATTGAATAAGTTGGGatcaatcaaaatcaaatgaCATAAGCTGCACATTCAAGCTGCTGTTTCCACTGACTTTGAATGCGATCAGGCGGATGAGTGCGACACCTTTTTCCCTGTGAAACTCCACAAGTGTTCacttcacctgactttctgTCAGCACGAGGGTGAGCAAATGATGactgaatgttcatttttgggtgaactatccctttaagacaaTACAAGGTCAATTTCAGAAGCAGCCTGACTGCATTCAAAGTCAATGGAAACAGAAACTTGAAAGTGTTGTCTTGTGTTTCGGTGAAATATCCCTCTAAAACAgagtggttgtgtgtgttttaattattgcTGACTGAGGTAATTAATTGGTACAATTCCCATttgcagagttgtttttttttcttggtggaGCATCTGAATGTGAGATTATGTTGCTCGATATCTTTGATGAAAGAATCCAAAATAAATTTCTGCTGTATTAAATTGTTACCCTCCGTCATGAATTGGGGTTGAGTCGGCAGCTCCCAGTATGGCTGTGGATCTGTGAAAATATGAAGCAAATCAGACTGCAACATCATAGAGGAAGTACAGATATTAACTATGTATTGTTTATCTTTTCAGCAGCACTGCGGGACACTGGTGTCATCAGTGCAAAAATCCTCACAGAAACTGAAGGAGGAAACATCACAGTTGAATGCTCCTTCGGTTTCTCTGGAAAGAAGAAGCTCTTCTGTAGAGACGAGTGTGAAGACGGAAACGTTCTCATTGAAACAGAAGAGGACACGGATCAGAGTGGCAGATACAGCATTAAATACGAAAAAAGACGTTTTTTCCAATATGACCATTTGTATGTGACCATCACAAAGCTGATGAAGTCGGACTCAGGACGGTACAGATGTCGTTTGGATGACTCTTGGTCTTCAGATTTCCTGTTTGAGATCAGAGTTAAAGATGGTGAGTTTCTGTTGGGAGTGATGGAATTAGTGTTAACAGTCTAGTCAAGTGTCGTCTAAAAATAGTATTTAGAGCTGCATATTTTTATCATaactgttctttaaaaaaacaaacagttaatcTGTAAACTATCTGATAAAGTCTGGCTGTCTTAAGCTAAAGCTGATTTTAACTTTGCTGCACCAAACACACTGATCCCTTTCTGCATTTACCTGTATGAGAGAATAGTTCTCTACACATCAAACaggtgcaaggctatcaaaCAAAGTAACGTCTGCACGCTCACTCCACGCCACGCAAGGTCGGTGAAGACAACATTTCCATCCTGGATCTTCCTCAGGTCAATAACCTGTCTTCATGAActttgtgtggcatggagtgaGTTTGCAGGTGTTACTTTTTACCTCACATCACTGAATGATGCCACAgatctctttgtgtctcttccaTCGGTGTctgattgatttattgttttttaatgtttcacagCTCCGACCTCTTCAAAACCAAACTGGACTCTCGGACCTGTTTCAGCGTCAGTCCCATCAGCCTCCACACCGACAACAACGCAGAGTTTAACCTCCAGATCAGGAAGCTCCACAGCTTCATCAGCCTCCCCTGAAGGCACCAATAATCCTCATCAGAGCCAGGTATCACCAGCTGCAGGAACAGGTATGTTTCATGTGTTTACATGTATGTTTACATGCGTACTGTGTTTATGCAAAAACATGTATTCTTGTGTGTATCGTAACATATTTTTGTCGTTGGTTTGAATGTTTCTCGTAGTTTGATTGTGAAGTTTTAGATATTGTATACTGTAACAGGAGGTGTAACAAACAAACGTGTTCTGCTGAAACAGCCGCAGGTCCGCTGCTGATTGTGAGTCTGACTCTGGTCGTCCTGTTCATCGTTTTATCTGTAGCGGTGCTGATATTCTGCAGGAAGAGGGCCAGTTCTCTGAAAGGTGAGGCTGCAGGAAACAATTCATCCTGGAATTGGTAAATGCAATGTGCACTTTTAAAGcgcttttttagtcttttagtCTTTTGACCaatcaaagcgctttcacacacacacacacacgcacacacacacaggcggcTGACACTACtgtacatggtgccacctgctactcagtaagcACGCACTCTGATGATGCAGCATTGGGAGCGttttggggttcagtgtcttACTCACGGATACTTGGACATGTTCTCAAACTGCTGACCTTCTGAtgagaggacgacccgctcttcCTCTGAGCCGCAGCCATGTTGCATAGAAAGACGTAATTGTTGGTGTTTCACTTTGTACTTGGCCTGATCATTTTTGGCTGGACCGCGGTCGCAGCGCTTCTCATGGGGTTTTCTGGTCAGTGTGACAGATGTGACGCAGCTGTTTCCCTGTTGGCCGTTGttctttcaaattaaatagGCGCTGAAACGGTGGACACGCTGACAGAAGCTGACGTTCCTGTGTTACTGTCACGTTATTCCTCATTTTCTTTAAGCAGTGAAACATGGCagcatggtggaaaaaaaacaagatagaCGAGCCATCGGCGGTCGTTCTGTCAGTTTTGGACGGAGAAGAGTGAGAGGATCACCTCATGTTAGTTTGAGGAACAGCCGTTTCTTTAACACACGAGCCTACGTTCATTTGGACGTTATCTGATACGTATCACAGTGTCTGAACGTGTGGCGCTGCCGTTacggagaagaagaaaatcagacACTGATTGAAACTGAAGTGAATATTATGTGTTACAGTTTTGGACCGGGTACCGCCACAGAAAAACTATCAGCGGATCTTGGCTCTGATAGCGGCTGAAGGCAGCACAGCCTCCGCCGGTCCCATGGGGACGTTAATTTCCGGGTCCGAGcggagctgcagagggaggatgtATTTATGATCAGCAGgtacagctccagagaaagcagctcCACTCCGCTGTTTGACTGCGTCTAACGTAACATATATTTTAGGGAAGCTAACTCGCATGCTCGTCCGTCTCATGCTGTCATGACACCAAAGCAAATCTCAAGCCAAAACACTGCGACAGCACAAGTGTTGGACaatcatgtaatgcagtgaGCCAGTTTGACTGTAGAATACAGCTGATTATTTAACAACCGAGCGGCGCTCCGTTATCGTGGATCACCCGATCGCTCGACAGCGCGGTTAGAGAGAGACGGACAAACAGAGCgtagcttctcctcacagcaccaaagtgacTAAATTAACCAACAGCCAAATATTCAGCGACTTAaagtggaaagtgacttctttagactttttCTGCCGCCACAGGCACAttgatgcatctttttttcaacttttctcttaatttaatataaaatatatcttCAGTTTACTCACCACTGTACACGGTCGAGCCATGTTTCGCTCATACATTACAAGCTGCTCGATGCTCATCTTTCTTAGTAGTATGAACCCAcagtttcctcctctctgccatGACCCCTTCCTGTTGCAAGTTTCAACAGCATAAACGCAGTTGACGTCATTTCTTTGCACATGTTGTAGGACATCCTGTGGAAACCGAGTATGCTGATGCCACAGAGGTGAGTCTGAGTCACTTTGGGACACCTCAGCATGATTAATGTTAGTGAAAGCACCTGAtgataatcattaaaaaaaacccttcctCCTGCAGACCATCCGAGTGTATGAGGAGATCCAAGAGGAGAACAGAGGGAGCAGACCTCCTCCTGTAGAAGTGTTTACAGTTTACTCTTACGCCAAATACGTCAAACCAAATGCAGTCGGAAGCTCGGACAAACACAGCTTTTTAACAGCAGCGGCTCCTCAGGCCACAGTAAGTCCGGTTTGAGGCCACATGCACTAAATAACTTGAGTTGTGGTGACAGTTaaatttttcacatatttcacaaaggatttttctttgtcctgtgttgttgattttaatgcctttttttttttatccaggcCTTGACATGTGGTCTGAGacaaatgaaaatacttttttattgtacaaCAGAGGACATATTTTTGCAGAGACAGAGTAGGGAGAAGATTGTGGACAttatttcagtttgtgtttctgatttggaaagaaagcaatgagcgaTGTAACAAGAAATGATCGAAAAATACCAGGAAATTaggtaaaaattaaataataaataagtatttcTATAACCTAATTTTACATGTATAATggaatttaacatgttttttaatatagaTATTATTCTCtaatgtttctctcttttttaaagataatcttcagattattttcttgtcaccttttattaatttttagcAATTTATATCACATtccatgccaagttgctgactgcctttttcccacattatcaaaatcaaacaaatttgcttagatttcaaaggtttaaatgcttgtgaaaggtgtttggaggcagcacaagaaaactgatgttgaaccaggtttcgaagggttaaattAACATAGTATGAGGGGACTTCTGTTTTGTTCATCAAGCTCAAAACAGGATACTAGGCAGTTTATGATCTTATCTAAAGTTTGAAGGAGGAAATGCAGATACTCATCTTATCATTTACCAACAGGTTTGAAAATAAAACCCTGAAAATGGTTGCCATGAAGCAGCACACACGCAAAACAGGCGCGTGAACTCCAAATAAacgtttctgtttctttctgtttcttgcaGGCTGAAGACGAGTCGCGTAAACTCACCTACTCTGAGGTGGACTTTCCCGACGGTGCAGCCGCTTTGCTCCGAAGCGCCCCCTGTGGCGATAACGTCGTCTACTCTGTTCCTCGGGTCGAAGCGAGCTCGAACGGCAGCCACGGCGAAGACGCTTCGCCTCCTCTGTACTCTACCGTGAGTTTACATCCGCTGTAGCTTTAACGCTGTCAGCGGCCAACAGATGAACACAAAGTGGTTTAATgttaaaacatacacaaaaaaaatctgtttttttaccatttcagAGAACTGAGGTTATTTTGGTAACTGTTGCCTTAATTTAATCTGCTAAAATGTACAGTAAACTATGTcagattatatatattttttaaatgttaacagTGACGATGAGATGTCTCTATAAACTTTATGAGTTTAttgtatttgcagaaatgtat
This window encodes:
- the LOC121965690 gene encoding uncharacterized protein LOC121965690, whose translation is MNARHALICFFLLSALRDTGVISAKILTETEGGNITVECSFGFSGKKKLFCRDECEDGNVLIETEEDTDQSGRYSIKYEKRRFFQYDHLYVTITKLMKSDSGRYRCRLDDSWSSDFLFEIRVKDAPTSSKPNWTLGPVSASVPSASTPTTTQSLTSRSGSSTASSASPEGTNNPHQSQVSPAAGTAAGPLLIVSLTLVVLFIVLSVAVLIFCRKRASSLKGHPVETEYADATETIRVYEEIQEENRGSRPPPVEVFTVYSYAKYVKPNAVGSSDKHSFLTAAAPQATAEDESRKLTYSEVDFPDGAAALLRSAPCGDNVVYSVPRVEASSNGSHGEDASPPLYSTVSLHPL